In a genomic window of Prochlorococcus marinus subsp. marinus str. CCMP1375:
- a CDS encoding sugar phosphorylase: protein MQSIGKYVVTGAEIQLDELSSLLKKIYTDKSVEEFDYMWSQLIQILEANSDNCFEGKQIHSCPWDSTTAVLITYADGVYSSNRSTLKTLGKLIENHLGEIAPIIHLLPFLCSTSDGGFAVSSYEKIDSRFGSWDDLKNLSDKHILMADLVLNHVSASHPWVQQFKNGTNPGKNYILSPSIKNNWENVIRPRNTSLFTNIATIEGNKDVWTTFGPDQIDVNWREPKLLLEFINLIVRYLNHGIKWIRLDAIGFIWKEPSTTCLHMEQVHNLVKVLRIILEKLKRSGVLITETNVPEKENISYLKSGSEAHLAYNFPLPPLLLESLINNKADLINNWLCSWPDLPVNTGFLNFTASHDGIGLRALEGLMDSRRIHNLLISCEKRGGLVSHRRMPNGEDKPYELNISWWSAMADTGVNTNYLQFERFILSQFFVMALKGVPAFYLQAIMASENDLVSFGQSGERRDLNRQRFDENTLENSLLDPKSFASKNLKALRNAMTVRSSLKAFHPEQAMHCLSGNRSDFVIIRRGMNDCCVWAVHNMTNKKLSFSLSDNLKTEIKNSYYWNDALNNQDYKHDYMELSPYSVHWLIKKNEN, encoded by the coding sequence GTGCAAAGTATTGGGAAATACGTAGTGACAGGTGCAGAAATCCAATTAGATGAATTGAGTTCTTTACTCAAGAAAATCTACACAGACAAGTCTGTAGAAGAATTTGATTATATGTGGTCGCAATTGATTCAGATTTTAGAAGCGAATAGTGATAATTGCTTTGAGGGTAAGCAAATCCACTCTTGTCCATGGGATTCTACAACTGCAGTTTTGATTACATATGCTGATGGAGTTTATTCATCCAATCGATCAACATTAAAAACACTTGGCAAGCTAATTGAAAACCATTTAGGGGAAATTGCTCCCATAATTCACCTCTTGCCATTTTTGTGTTCTACAAGTGATGGTGGTTTTGCTGTTTCTAGTTATGAGAAAATCGATTCACGTTTTGGTTCTTGGGATGATTTGAAAAATCTTTCTGATAAACATATTTTGATGGCAGATCTTGTTCTCAACCACGTATCAGCTTCCCATCCTTGGGTTCAACAATTTAAAAACGGAACTAACCCTGGCAAAAATTATATTTTATCTCCATCAATTAAAAATAATTGGGAAAATGTTATTAGGCCTAGAAATACTTCTCTTTTTACAAATATTGCAACTATTGAAGGCAATAAAGATGTATGGACAACATTTGGTCCAGATCAGATAGATGTTAATTGGAGGGAGCCAAAACTTTTATTAGAGTTTATAAATTTAATTGTTAGATATTTAAATCACGGAATAAAGTGGATTCGTTTAGATGCAATAGGTTTTATCTGGAAAGAGCCTTCAACTACTTGTTTGCATATGGAGCAAGTGCATAATTTAGTAAAAGTATTAAGAATTATACTTGAAAAACTTAAAAGATCAGGTGTTCTAATAACAGAAACTAATGTCCCTGAGAAAGAGAATATATCTTACCTTAAATCAGGTAGTGAGGCACATTTAGCATATAATTTCCCTTTGCCTCCTCTGTTACTCGAATCTTTAATTAATAATAAAGCTGATTTAATTAATAACTGGTTATGCTCATGGCCAGACTTGCCTGTTAATACAGGTTTTCTTAACTTTACAGCATCTCATGATGGTATTGGTTTAAGAGCATTAGAAGGCTTGATGGATTCTAGGAGAATACATAATCTATTGATTTCGTGTGAAAAAAGAGGAGGTCTGGTTAGTCATAGGCGAATGCCCAATGGAGAAGATAAGCCTTATGAATTAAATATCAGTTGGTGGAGTGCGATGGCAGATACTGGTGTTAATACAAATTATCTACAGTTTGAAAGGTTTATTTTGAGCCAATTCTTTGTAATGGCTTTAAAAGGGGTTCCTGCTTTTTATTTGCAAGCAATAATGGCTTCTGAAAATGATTTAGTAAGTTTTGGTCAATCCGGAGAAAGAAGAGATCTTAACCGTCAAAGATTTGATGAAAATACATTAGAGAATTCATTGCTTGATCCAAAATCTTTTGCAAGTAAAAATTTAAAAGCGTTAAGGAATGCAATGACTGTTAGAAGTTCTCTAAAGGCTTTCCACCCTGAACAGGCCATGCATTGTCTTAGCGGAAATCGGAGTGATTTCGTTATTATTCGTCGGGGAATGAATGATTGTTGTGTATGGGCTGTTCACAATATGACTAATAAAAAATTAAGTTTTAGCCTTTCAGATAACTTGAAAACCGAGATTAAGAATAGTTATTATTGGAATGATGCTTTAAATAATCAAGATTATAAACATGACTATATGGAATTAAGCCCTTATTCTGTACATTGGTTAATTAAAAAAAATGAAAATTGA
- the yedP gene encoding mannosyl-3-phosphoglycerate phosphatase-related protein YedP, producing MKIEYKKTPLWIVTDIDGTLMDHQYDFSPALSTIKWLQELGIPIIPCTSKTAAEVRALRLELGITDPFIVENGGAIYGDELSSNEEWELVLGKSYKYLRSKLELISLELGYKLIPLNDLSYQEINELTGLEGRGIELALDRKWSVPFLNPKDSDRERITEIASSLCTSIYKGNRMSHLLGEGSHKGKAVIELKKFLNQPNIKVVALGDSQNDLPLLEVADIAIVIPSRNGPNKFLKKGIDKGEFLLAPAPHSEGWALAIRDLLIKSI from the coding sequence ATGAAAATTGAGTATAAAAAAACTCCTTTGTGGATAGTCACCGATATTGATGGTACTTTAATGGACCATCAATATGACTTTTCTCCAGCATTATCAACCATTAAATGGTTACAAGAACTTGGAATCCCCATAATTCCTTGTACAAGTAAGACCGCTGCTGAAGTAAGAGCTTTAAGACTAGAACTTGGAATAACAGATCCTTTCATTGTAGAGAATGGTGGTGCTATTTATGGTGATGAATTATCATCAAATGAAGAATGGGAACTTGTCTTAGGTAAAAGCTATAAATATTTAAGATCTAAATTAGAGTTGATATCTTTAGAACTTGGTTATAAACTAATTCCATTAAATGATTTGTCTTATCAAGAGATAAATGAACTTACTGGTTTAGAGGGTAGGGGAATAGAACTTGCTCTTGATAGAAAATGGAGTGTTCCTTTCTTGAACCCAAAGGATTCTGATAGAGAACGAATTACTGAAATTGCTTCAAGTTTGTGCACCTCAATTTATAAGGGCAATCGTATGAGTCACTTGTTGGGAGAAGGTAGTCATAAAGGTAAGGCAGTAATTGAATTAAAGAAGTTTCTTAATCAACCAAATATCAAAGTAGTAGCCTTAGGAGACTCTCAAAATGATTTACCCTTGCTCGAAGTTGCTGATATCGCTATTGTTATTCCAAGCAGAAATGGACCTAATAAATTCTTAAAGAAAGGAATAGATAAGGGAGAATTTCTGTTAGCACCGGCACCACACTCAGAAGGTTGGGCGTTAGCAATTAGAGATTTACTTATTAAGTCTATATAA
- a CDS encoding glycosyl transferase, translated as MDFKQGLITTIHEYGVTKDSLIDLRQGLKKRPTAILIPCLYEEFKRPALTQTRDVLSNLEGLNELIIALSAQSADEVEEAKKFFSSMPFPVHVQWTNSPAVIELLQDQRKNGLDLIGTPGKGWAVWQGIGLATRESEVVALFDADIRTFSTSYPARMLQPLLDQSHGISYVKAFYSRLSLESNALQGRATRLFVGPLLASLEQIFGQGAFLKYLEAFRYPLAGEFAFTRDLGMNLRIPCDWGLEIGLLSEVYRNVRLSRIAQVDLGIFDHKHKEVGKNPKEGLQRMCTEILSSVLRGLMEHQAETLTNSQISTLEVLYKRVGQDRVKQFGLDSAVNNIPYDRHEEELSVQKFASILRPSIIQFLESPVTKQLPCWARVLSCENTLQNELAKAGLKKIP; from the coding sequence ATGGACTTTAAACAGGGTTTGATCACAACAATTCATGAGTATGGAGTTACTAAGGATTCTCTAATTGATTTGAGGCAGGGTCTAAAAAAAAGACCTACCGCAATATTAATTCCTTGTCTTTATGAGGAGTTTAAAAGGCCCGCATTAACGCAAACAAGGGATGTTTTAAGCAATTTAGAAGGACTTAACGAACTAATAATTGCTTTATCAGCTCAGTCAGCAGATGAAGTTGAAGAAGCTAAAAAGTTTTTTTCATCAATGCCTTTTCCTGTTCATGTGCAATGGACAAATAGTCCTGCAGTTATAGAGCTACTTCAAGATCAAAGGAAAAATGGGCTTGATCTAATAGGTACTCCAGGTAAAGGATGGGCTGTATGGCAAGGCATTGGCTTGGCAACTAGAGAATCTGAAGTAGTAGCTCTATTCGATGCAGATATTAGAACTTTCAGTACATCCTATCCAGCAAGAATGCTGCAACCTTTGCTGGATCAATCTCATGGCATTTCATACGTTAAAGCTTTTTATAGTCGTTTATCATTGGAATCAAATGCTCTCCAAGGACGTGCTACAAGGTTATTTGTAGGACCATTGTTAGCATCATTAGAACAAATATTTGGACAAGGGGCTTTCCTGAAATATCTAGAAGCTTTTAGATATCCTTTAGCAGGAGAATTTGCCTTTACTAGAGACCTAGGGATGAATTTAAGGATTCCTTGCGATTGGGGGTTGGAGATAGGACTTCTTTCAGAAGTTTATAGAAATGTAAGGCTTTCCAGAATAGCTCAAGTCGATCTAGGGATATTTGATCATAAGCATAAAGAAGTAGGGAAAAACCCAAAAGAGGGGCTTCAAAGAATGTGCACGGAAATTCTCTCTAGTGTATTAAGAGGCTTAATGGAGCATCAAGCTGAAACACTTACAAATTCTCAAATATCCACGCTAGAAGTACTTTATAAAAGAGTTGGTCAAGACAGAGTCAAACAATTTGGACTGGATTCTGCTGTTAACAATATTCCTTACGATAGACATGAGGAAGAATTGTCCGTGCAGAAATTCGCAAGTATTTTAAGGCCATCGATAATTCAGTTCCTTGAATCTCCTGTGACCAAGCAACTACCTTGCTGGGCAAGGGTACTTTCATGTGAAAATACTCTTCAAAATGAACTTGCAAAGGCAGGCTTAAAAAAAATACCTTGA